One Fibrobacter sp. UWB16 DNA window includes the following coding sequences:
- a CDS encoding class I SAM-dependent RNA methyltransferase, which yields MSDALEKRIKKHIIGKPHRFLAVSPLGFEQTLSRELDCILGDNATEQPHSTGDGKVEFTTKLTEAWKVVAVSRIANRVLMEVASFRAENFRELEKKASEIPWELYLDRNVILSKAKDPVKSGNALNIHVTCKHSRLYHSDAIAERLYKIIEEGVSVPLAPADTASATPSAGTPRNAPSQNENRSIQQNLYVNFLDDRCTIWLDLAGEELYKRGFERFVNDAPLKETIASAMIFEAIEILRLRASRSAQDDTSHPRSITLIDLMSGSGTFSLEAACITNKIIPGTCRDFALKHQPAFKEATWNFITRSASQSDAKSNTSTFVTLNEVKGPVKPRNATKHPIIAKIITSDISERAVSIIKHNIECSPLAQIAPNKTTPTISPQLRDFFSYTAKEIADACGDTSPILVLNPPYGKRLDFDAPKLYTQIGKKLTELARNLHHFGKSLTVAILAPKDDTRDGTKYTCTANLLRECPALSKELTPTAKVIQTSHGGFSLNAFFATI from the coding sequence ATGAGTGACGCTCTCGAAAAACGCATCAAGAAACACATCATCGGTAAACCGCACCGCTTTTTAGCCGTTTCTCCGCTTGGCTTTGAACAAACACTTTCGAGAGAACTTGATTGCATTCTTGGCGATAACGCAACAGAACAGCCGCACTCCACTGGGGACGGCAAAGTCGAATTTACCACAAAACTCACTGAAGCGTGGAAAGTTGTCGCCGTAAGCCGCATCGCAAACCGCGTGCTCATGGAAGTCGCCAGTTTCAGAGCCGAAAACTTCCGCGAACTCGAAAAGAAAGCAAGCGAAATCCCGTGGGAACTTTATTTAGACCGTAACGTCATCCTGAGCAAAGCGAAGGATCCAGTAAAATCAGGTAACGCATTAAACATCCACGTTACTTGCAAGCATTCCCGCCTGTACCACAGCGACGCCATCGCCGAACGTTTGTATAAAATAATAGAAGAAGGGGTAAGTGTCCCCCTCGCTCCTGCCGACACGGCATCCGCTACCCCCTCTGCGGGGACACCCCGCAACGCCCCGTCGCAAAACGAGAATCGCAGCATTCAACAAAATCTCTACGTCAACTTCCTAGACGACCGCTGCACCATCTGGCTAGACCTCGCCGGCGAAGAGCTCTACAAGCGCGGCTTTGAGCGATTCGTGAACGACGCTCCGCTCAAAGAAACCATCGCATCCGCGATGATTTTCGAAGCAATAGAGATCCTTCGACTTCGCGCTTCGCGCTCCGCTCAGGATGACACAAGCCATCCGCGAAGCATCACCCTTATCGACCTCATGTCAGGCAGTGGCACGTTCAGCCTCGAAGCCGCTTGCATTACAAATAAAATCATTCCCGGCACTTGTCGCGATTTTGCACTTAAACACCAGCCCGCTTTCAAGGAAGCCACGTGGAATTTTATTACGCGAAGCGCCTCCCAAAGCGACGCAAAAAGCAACACATCTACGTTCGTCACCCTGAACGAAGTGAAGGGCCCAGTAAAGCCTCGTAATGCGACAAAGCATCCCATCATCGCGAAAATCATCACGAGCGACATTTCCGAACGCGCGGTAAGCATCATCAAGCACAACATCGAATGTAGCCCGCTCGCACAAATCGCGCCAAACAAAACCACGCCCACAATTTCTCCGCAACTCCGCGACTTTTTCAGCTATACCGCCAAAGAAATTGCAGACGCCTGCGGCGACACCTCGCCCATTCTCGTGCTGAACCCGCCCTACGGCAAGCGCCTCGATTTTGACGCCCCCAAACTTTACACGCAAATAGGCAAAAAGCTAACAGAACTTGCTCGCAACCTGCACCATTTCGGCAAATCGCTCACAGTCGCCATCCTCGCCCCAAAAGACGACACCCGCGATGGCACCAAGTACACCTGCACCGCAAACCTTTTGCGCGAATGCCCCGCCCTTTCGAAAGAGCTTACCCCAACCGCCAAAGTCATCCAAACAAGCCACGGCGGCTTTAGCCTCAACGCCTTCTTTGCTACAATCTAG
- the ilvD gene encoding dihydroxy-acid dehydratase: MPKLRSLKTMEGREMAGARALWHATGTKVEDFGKPVICVVNSYTQFVPGHVHLKDVGQVVARAIEAAGGVAKEMNTIAVDDGIAMGHDGMLYSLPSRDLIADATEYMANAHRADALVCISNCDKVTPGMLMAAMRLNIPAIFVSGGPMEAGHVTTKDGKDRALDLIDAMIDSADNTISDEEVADIEANACPTCGSCSGMFTANSMNSLTEALGLSLPGNGTIVATHAERKKLFEAAGKRIVELCHQYYDLNDESILPRSIATKDAFENAMRLDIAMGGSSNTVLHLLAVAQEAGVDFTMKDIDRLSRNTPCICKVAPTVHNIHVENVNRAGGIMGIIGELDRMGLIHKSAKTVHAATMGDALEANDLKRNPTAEAKQRYLAGPGRKYNIEAFSQNFMYPDHDLDRANGAIRDGEHAYTKDGGLAVLYGNLAIDGCIVKTAGVDESIWKFTGPAIVFESQEEAVNGILGNKVKAGDVVVIRYEGPKGGPGMQEMLYPTSYLKSRHLGKSCALLTDGRFSGGTSGLSIGHASPEAANKGNIGLVHTGDVIEIDIPNRTINVELTDEELAARRQEMESRGAKAWKPENRDRVVSKALQAYAAMASSADKGAVRDLSLIGIK, encoded by the coding sequence ATGCCGAAACTTCGTTCGCTCAAGACTATGGAAGGCCGTGAAATGGCCGGTGCACGTGCCCTTTGGCACGCAACAGGAACCAAGGTAGAAGACTTTGGTAAGCCCGTCATTTGCGTGGTGAACAGCTACACCCAGTTTGTACCGGGTCATGTCCACCTCAAGGATGTCGGCCAGGTTGTCGCACGCGCGATCGAAGCTGCCGGCGGTGTCGCCAAGGAAATGAACACCATCGCCGTGGACGACGGTATCGCCATGGGCCACGACGGCATGCTCTACAGCTTGCCCTCCCGCGACCTCATTGCAGACGCTACCGAATACATGGCTAACGCCCACCGCGCAGACGCCCTCGTTTGCATTTCTAACTGCGACAAGGTGACTCCGGGTATGCTCATGGCTGCAATGCGCCTCAACATTCCGGCAATCTTCGTTTCCGGTGGTCCAATGGAAGCTGGTCACGTCACGACGAAGGACGGCAAGGACCGCGCTCTCGACTTGATCGACGCCATGATCGATTCTGCAGACAACACCATCAGCGATGAAGAAGTTGCCGACATCGAAGCCAACGCTTGCCCGACTTGCGGTTCCTGCTCCGGCATGTTCACCGCAAACTCCATGAACTCCCTTACCGAAGCCCTCGGCCTTAGCCTCCCGGGCAACGGCACCATCGTTGCAACGCACGCCGAACGCAAGAAGCTCTTCGAAGCCGCCGGTAAGCGCATCGTGGAACTCTGCCACCAGTATTACGATTTGAACGACGAAAGCATCCTCCCGCGCAGCATCGCCACGAAGGACGCCTTCGAAAACGCCATGCGCCTCGATATCGCCATGGGTGGTTCTTCTAACACCGTTCTCCACTTGCTCGCCGTCGCTCAGGAAGCTGGCGTGGACTTCACCATGAAGGACATCGACCGTCTCTCCCGCAACACGCCGTGCATCTGCAAGGTCGCTCCGACCGTCCACAACATCCACGTCGAAAACGTGAACCGTGCAGGCGGCATCATGGGCATCATCGGTGAACTCGACCGCATGGGCCTCATCCACAAGAGCGCAAAGACCGTTCACGCCGCTACGATGGGCGACGCTCTCGAAGCAAACGACCTCAAGCGTAATCCGACTGCCGAAGCCAAGCAGCGCTATCTCGCAGGTCCGGGCCGCAAGTACAACATCGAAGCCTTCTCTCAGAACTTCATGTACCCGGATCACGACCTCGACCGCGCAAACGGCGCTATCCGCGATGGCGAACACGCTTACACCAAGGACGGCGGCCTCGCTGTTCTTTACGGTAACCTCGCTATCGACGGCTGCATCGTGAAGACCGCAGGCGTTGACGAATCCATCTGGAAGTTCACTGGCCCGGCAATCGTGTTCGAAAGCCAGGAAGAAGCTGTGAACGGCATTCTCGGCAACAAGGTGAAGGCAGGCGACGTCGTCGTCATCCGTTACGAAGGCCCGAAGGGTGGTCCTGGCATGCAGGAAATGCTCTACCCGACCTCTTACCTCAAGAGCCGTCACCTCGGCAAGTCTTGCGCCCTCCTCACCGACGGTCGCTTCTCCGGTGGTACAAGCGGTCTCTCCATTGGCCACGCCTCTCCGGAAGCAGCCAACAAGGGTAACATCGGCCTCGTGCACACGGGTGACGTCATCGAAATCGATATCCCGAACCGCACCATCAACGTGGAACTCACCGACGAAGAACTCGCCGCACGCCGTCAGGAAATGGAATCCCGTGGCGCCAAGGCATGGAAGCCGGAAAACCGCGACCGCGTCGTGTCCAAGGCACTCCAGGCATACGCTGCTATGGCCTCCTCTGCAGACAAGGGTGCCGTGCGCGACCTGTCTCTGATTGGCATTAAGTAA
- a CDS encoding DUF6544 family protein: MKKTLMTILIIIGAIILLLAIWFNIPYSPVKTQFRNDVEAMLKSSAAISGTLDSASIASLPPLIQKYLETCGYIGSERRTHLTMEYKDVDFGMGVNKPRIKIDYTHVDFADSPNRLAFIDSKMFGIPFQGYDYYMNGKGGMKGVLAKLVTLFDQTGPAMDKACLITYLAEAFFLPEALLKDFITFKQIDEHTVEATITNKGVTATGIFHFNDAYEMTSFTTNDRGQISPDGTIEYTPWEAQCENYKTYSDGIKRPTVFRAVWKNKDSDFVYFDGEISKVNGAEVK; the protein is encoded by the coding sequence ATGAAGAAAACTTTAATGACCATCCTGATTATCATCGGCGCCATCATTTTGCTATTGGCGATTTGGTTCAACATTCCCTATTCGCCCGTCAAGACGCAGTTTCGCAATGATGTAGAAGCGATGTTGAAAAGTTCCGCAGCAATCTCCGGAACGCTAGATTCCGCAAGTATCGCAAGCCTCCCACCCCTCATTCAAAAATATCTAGAAACGTGCGGCTACATCGGTAGCGAAAGACGCACGCACTTGACCATGGAATACAAAGATGTCGATTTCGGCATGGGCGTAAACAAGCCGCGAATCAAAATCGACTACACGCATGTTGACTTCGCCGATTCTCCGAACAGGCTCGCATTTATCGACAGCAAAATGTTCGGCATTCCATTCCAAGGCTACGATTATTACATGAACGGCAAAGGCGGCATGAAGGGCGTCCTTGCGAAGCTCGTTACGCTATTCGACCAGACCGGCCCCGCAATGGACAAGGCCTGCCTCATCACCTATCTCGCCGAAGCATTCTTTTTGCCAGAAGCACTCCTGAAAGATTTCATCACATTCAAGCAAATTGACGAGCACACCGTTGAAGCTACGATTACAAACAAAGGCGTAACAGCTACCGGTATTTTCCACTTCAATGACGCTTACGAAATGACCTCGTTTACAACAAATGACCGCGGTCAAATTTCACCCGACGGAACCATCGAATATACCCCGTGGGAAGCGCAATGCGAAAACTACAAAACCTATTCCGATGGCATCAAACGCCCCACCGTTTTCCGCGCCGTATGGAAAAATAAAGACAGCGACTTTGTCTATTTCGATGGAGAGATTAGCAAAGTGAATGGAGCAGAGGTAAAGTAG
- the priA gene encoding primosomal protein N' produces MAKRIPKTSAPEMVKERCNSALLSRFCEVYIPLSPSVFTYGVPEGADIQRGSVVWVQLARRKPTLALVSRVHSDKPSFDVRYACPHESGYVFSERYMESLEWVSKYYISSPMRTLNVFWPADFDKFLDALLAEKSEPRGEALSNGPEMEVCSDLPPLTGEQETALASLVEDLDKNGFRGTLLHGVTGSGKTRVYQELVREALKRNKRVLILVPEIGLTPQTASRFEDYLKVPVVVLHSALSAPQKRAGYLAVLDGSAKVVLGTRSAILSPFDFDVVILDEEHDSSFKQQDPAPRYHTRDLAFHLAQKYGALVVLGSATPCLETFRNAKAGNLKLLTLKNRATAAPLPEVKVIDMGKVRQQKGVLMSPALREALSDCIAGGDQAIILMNRRGYSKIRVCTKCGETLYCKHCHIPLVYHKQYNALMCHYCAALYPVDTPCPTCGAETYEFVGGAIEKLEEEIHEWVADAKVIRMDRDTTQNVGAVEKILTSFRNREYNILLGTQMVAKGHDFPGVKLVGIVGADSGLGIPDFRSTERLYQLLSQTAGRAGRAGGGGRVFIQTLNPTEPVMQYAIRHDFDGFAETESSNRQMAFYPPFCKLVEISCGSRDENLLRDTVNRLEGILRKESSMTVLGPVDAFVPKVQNVFWVKLYIKTQNLAAVRKVLAPILNAPKAWVAGVEIKVELE; encoded by the coding sequence GTGGCAAAAAGAATTCCCAAAACGTCTGCTCCGGAGATGGTCAAGGAACGCTGTAATTCGGCGCTTCTGTCGCGTTTTTGCGAGGTTTACATCCCATTGTCCCCATCGGTTTTTACTTACGGGGTGCCGGAAGGAGCGGATATTCAGCGGGGGAGTGTCGTTTGGGTGCAGCTTGCCCGCCGTAAGCCTACGCTTGCCTTGGTGAGCCGTGTCCATAGCGATAAACCGTCGTTCGATGTCCGGTATGCGTGTCCGCATGAGTCGGGGTATGTGTTTTCTGAACGTTATATGGAATCGCTGGAGTGGGTGTCTAAGTATTATATAAGTTCGCCCATGCGCACTCTGAATGTCTTTTGGCCTGCTGATTTTGACAAGTTTCTCGATGCCTTGCTGGCCGAAAAATCTGAACCTCGGGGCGAGGCTCTATCAAATGGACCCGAAATGGAGGTTTGTTCGGACCTGCCCCCCTTGACAGGCGAACAAGAGACTGCACTTGCCAGTCTTGTTGAAGATTTGGATAAGAATGGTTTTCGTGGAACGCTCCTGCATGGTGTGACCGGCAGTGGCAAAACGAGAGTTTATCAGGAATTGGTGCGCGAAGCGCTTAAGCGCAATAAGCGTGTACTCATTCTCGTGCCAGAAATTGGGCTTACTCCGCAGACGGCATCGCGTTTTGAAGATTATTTGAAGGTGCCTGTTGTTGTATTGCATTCGGCGCTCTCGGCTCCGCAAAAACGTGCGGGTTATTTGGCTGTGCTAGATGGCTCTGCAAAAGTGGTGCTTGGGACGCGCAGCGCCATTCTTTCGCCGTTTGATTTTGATGTTGTTATTTTGGACGAAGAGCATGATTCTTCGTTTAAACAACAGGATCCGGCTCCGCGTTACCATACGCGTGACTTGGCTTTCCACTTGGCGCAAAAGTACGGAGCACTTGTAGTGCTTGGCTCTGCAACGCCTTGCCTTGAAACATTCCGCAATGCAAAGGCGGGGAACCTCAAACTGTTGACGCTCAAAAATCGAGCGACTGCGGCTCCACTCCCTGAAGTGAAAGTGATTGATATGGGCAAGGTGCGCCAGCAAAAAGGCGTGCTCATGTCTCCTGCATTGCGCGAAGCGCTTTCAGATTGCATTGCAGGTGGTGACCAAGCGATTATCCTCATGAATCGTCGCGGTTACTCTAAGATTAGAGTTTGTACTAAATGTGGTGAAACGCTTTACTGCAAGCATTGTCATATTCCGCTAGTTTATCATAAACAGTACAATGCGCTGATGTGCCATTACTGTGCTGCGCTTTATCCGGTCGATACGCCGTGCCCGACATGCGGTGCTGAAACGTATGAATTTGTCGGAGGCGCGATTGAAAAGCTCGAAGAAGAAATTCACGAATGGGTGGCCGATGCGAAAGTAATCCGCATGGATCGCGATACAACGCAGAACGTGGGCGCTGTCGAAAAAATCTTGACATCGTTCAGGAATCGGGAATACAATATTTTGCTTGGAACGCAGATGGTCGCGAAAGGTCACGATTTCCCTGGCGTGAAGCTTGTGGGAATTGTCGGTGCTGATTCGGGTCTAGGTATTCCTGATTTCCGTTCAACGGAACGCTTGTATCAGCTGTTGAGCCAGACGGCGGGACGTGCGGGGCGTGCAGGTGGCGGTGGCCGCGTGTTTATCCAGACGCTCAATCCGACAGAGCCTGTGATGCAGTATGCCATTCGCCATGATTTTGATGGCTTTGCCGAGACGGAATCTTCGAACCGCCAAATGGCTTTTTATCCGCCGTTCTGCAAACTCGTTGAAATCAGTTGTGGCTCGCGTGATGAAAATTTGCTTCGCGACACGGTGAACCGCCTTGAAGGTATTTTGCGCAAGGAATCTTCGATGACAGTGCTTGGACCTGTCGATGCGTTTGTGCCGAAAGTGCAAAATGTATTCTGGGTAAAACTCTACATTAAAACGCAAAACCTTGCGGCTGTGCGCAAGGTGCTTGCTCCGATTTTGAATGCGCCTAAGGCATGGGTTGCAGGCGTAGAAATTAAAGTAGAATTGGAATAA
- a CDS encoding DUF349 domain-containing protein, producing MSIFDAFKPKWQNSNPAKRIEAIADLDELTSQDIVERVALSDDNVEVRMAAVKKLAIIKTLQDISTKDSDAGVRRLAESRAFEEIVKKLKNFNESALNSEVLGYIDAIKDTRYTEDVLKATDNVNLKRELVKQCSKQSLLAQIATRDSSEEIALQAADRVTSESLQADLIKSSKHTSVRKKISDKVRAKKEAEDNGRKAAELLQSKREALIKQAHFLAAQKDAFATKPQFDDLMNEANALGMGESAATLNEIYESFNKFYDEANAAKKAAENAEAEKQAKIARLTESLTELEGMLEAGTTEENADRVNTIIQEWNEGKSVMDAALIKRFNNAYFKSQEAKKIEIPTAESENASEEEIAIRKSLLERLQALSETEIDENTGKHLHAIVREWEKLALLEGDDPILQAYNALRTKLSELISAFNEKTQKVIEENSKKLRGLIERIQNIDENQEFREIHKILRDTYQEWKEIVGEQKFKYHDLWQEYKIATSRFQEMQQWENWHNEKDRDTIIEEMDALSKETPSQAVLAKFRELCGKWREIGPISAAKFQDYRDRFQALVDKVKENCAPFIEEQNAERQKNLVDKEALCQKVEDLVANAEIFWKDKFKAVQEIQENWKNIGMVPKEAFAALNKRFKDAVNAFYAQHKENVKREDDSREANYEKKVALCMEAEAIKDSTDWNATSTKLKQLQDAWKATGPVPKSKSDEIWTRFRTACDSFFEKKRSHFEEMDAAKQKNLEQKQALCEKLEAFDIANITPEVIEAYKAIDAEWKTIGMVPKDAVESINERFNAIVNKIVAKMAESDPELQAKIADIKKKKQEMIEKVRQFAESAGSNQLADAVRDIQKEWVTLGSCGNDDDELRKAFRDVCDDFFTRRRDQLDIQEQARQNNLQKKILLCEQAEDLLTDLNDQTVVASMNKVKHFRRLWKEVGAVPREHSEKIWKRFNSACDQVFAFGRKDEKKEEAPAATTEA from the coding sequence ATGAGCATTTTTGACGCATTTAAACCGAAATGGCAAAATTCCAACCCCGCAAAGCGCATTGAAGCAATTGCAGACTTGGATGAACTCACTAGTCAAGATATTGTCGAACGAGTGGCCCTTTCTGATGATAATGTCGAAGTGCGAATGGCTGCAGTTAAGAAACTTGCAATTATTAAGACACTTCAGGATATTTCGACAAAAGACAGCGATGCCGGCGTACGCCGTTTGGCAGAATCGAGAGCTTTCGAAGAAATCGTCAAAAAGCTGAAAAACTTTAATGAATCCGCTCTGAATAGCGAAGTCCTCGGTTACATTGATGCCATCAAGGACACGCGCTATACTGAAGATGTCCTCAAGGCAACAGACAACGTAAATTTGAAGAGAGAACTTGTCAAGCAGTGCAGCAAGCAGTCCTTGCTCGCCCAGATCGCTACCCGCGATTCTAGCGAAGAAATCGCACTGCAAGCCGCAGACCGTGTAACGTCTGAATCATTGCAGGCAGACCTCATCAAGAGCTCCAAGCACACCTCCGTCCGTAAGAAGATTTCGGACAAAGTTCGTGCAAAGAAGGAAGCCGAAGACAACGGCAGAAAGGCAGCCGAACTCTTGCAGAGCAAGCGCGAAGCCCTCATCAAGCAGGCTCATTTCCTCGCCGCCCAAAAGGACGCTTTTGCCACCAAGCCACAGTTTGACGACCTGATGAACGAAGCAAATGCTCTCGGCATGGGCGAATCTGCAGCAACGCTCAATGAAATTTACGAAAGCTTCAACAAGTTCTACGACGAAGCAAACGCCGCAAAGAAGGCTGCAGAAAATGCCGAAGCTGAAAAGCAGGCAAAGATTGCACGCCTCACGGAATCGCTCACGGAACTCGAAGGAATGCTCGAAGCAGGTACAACCGAAGAAAACGCTGACCGCGTGAATACAATCATCCAGGAATGGAACGAAGGCAAGTCCGTCATGGATGCAGCCTTGATCAAGCGCTTCAACAACGCCTACTTCAAGTCTCAAGAAGCAAAGAAGATTGAAATTCCGACCGCAGAATCCGAAAACGCAAGCGAAGAAGAAATAGCCATCCGCAAGAGCCTTCTCGAACGTCTCCAGGCACTTTCTGAAACGGAAATCGATGAAAACACGGGCAAGCACTTGCATGCCATCGTTCGCGAATGGGAAAAGCTCGCCCTCCTCGAAGGCGACGATCCGATTCTCCAGGCATACAATGCTCTCCGCACCAAGCTGAGCGAACTCATCAGCGCATTCAACGAAAAGACCCAGAAGGTCATCGAAGAAAATTCCAAGAAGCTCCGCGGCCTCATCGAACGCATCCAAAACATCGATGAAAACCAGGAATTCCGCGAAATCCACAAGATTCTCCGCGACACTTATCAGGAATGGAAGGAAATCGTTGGCGAACAGAAGTTCAAGTACCACGATCTCTGGCAGGAATACAAGATTGCCACCTCCCGTTTCCAGGAAATGCAGCAGTGGGAAAACTGGCACAACGAAAAGGACCGTGACACCATCATCGAAGAAATGGACGCGCTCTCCAAGGAAACTCCGAGCCAGGCTGTGCTTGCCAAGTTCCGCGAACTCTGCGGCAAATGGCGTGAAATCGGCCCGATTTCTGCAGCCAAGTTCCAAGACTACCGCGACCGCTTCCAGGCTCTCGTAGACAAGGTCAAGGAAAACTGCGCACCGTTCATCGAAGAACAGAACGCCGAACGCCAAAAGAACCTCGTCGACAAGGAAGCCCTCTGCCAGAAGGTCGAAGACCTCGTTGCTAACGCTGAAATTTTCTGGAAGGACAAGTTCAAGGCCGTGCAGGAAATCCAGGAAAACTGGAAGAACATAGGCATGGTCCCGAAGGAAGCTTTTGCAGCCCTCAACAAGCGTTTCAAGGATGCCGTAAACGCCTTCTATGCCCAGCACAAAGAAAATGTGAAGCGCGAAGATGACAGCCGCGAAGCCAACTACGAAAAGAAGGTCGCTCTCTGCATGGAAGCCGAAGCCATCAAGGATTCGACAGACTGGAACGCCACCTCCACCAAGCTCAAGCAGTTGCAGGACGCATGGAAGGCAACAGGCCCAGTGCCGAAGAGCAAGTCCGACGAAATTTGGACACGCTTCCGCACCGCTTGCGATTCCTTCTTTGAAAAGAAGCGCAGCCACTTTGAAGAAATGGACGCCGCCAAGCAGAAGAACCTCGAACAGAAGCAGGCCCTCTGCGAAAAGCTCGAAGCTTTCGACATCGCCAACATCACTCCGGAAGTCATCGAAGCTTACAAGGCCATCGATGCTGAATGGAAGACGATTGGCATGGTCCCGAAGGACGCTGTAGAATCCATCAACGAACGCTTCAACGCAATCGTCAATAAGATTGTCGCCAAGATGGCAGAATCTGACCCGGAACTCCAGGCCAAGATTGCAGACATCAAGAAGAAAAAGCAGGAAATGATCGAAAAGGTCCGCCAGTTTGCCGAAAGCGCAGGCTCCAACCAGCTCGCTGATGCCGTTCGCGACATCCAGAAGGAATGGGTCACGCTCGGTTCTTGCGGTAACGACGACGATGAACTCCGCAAGGCATTCCGCGATGTCTGCGATGACTTCTTCACCCGCCGCCGCGACCAGCTCGACATTCAGGAACAGGCTCGCCAGAACAACCTCCAGAAGAAGATTCTCCTCTGCGAACAGGCCGAAGACTTGCTCACCGACTTGAACGATCAGACGGTCGTTGCCTCGATGAACAAGGTCAAGCATTTCCGCCGCTTGTGGAAGGAAGTCGGTGCCGTTCCTCGTGAACACTCCGAAAAGATCTGGAAGCGCTTCAATTCTGCTTGCGACCAGGTGTTCGCCTTCGGCCGCAAGGACGAAAAGAAGGAAGAAGCTCCGGCAGCAACAACCGAAGCTTAA
- a CDS encoding L-threonylcarbamoyladenylate synthase gives MKFPPWTSVSEAARLLKEGEVVAIPTETVYGLAGNAFEPKALAKIFAAKERPTFDPLIVHIADIAQLTDIAKDIPDSAYKLAEAYWPGPMTIILPKKDCIPDLCTSALPSVAVRFPSHPIAQAIIKESGLPLAAPSANLFKHVSPTTAEHVAAQLADRIAGIVDGGPCSVGVESSIISLVGEPTVMRPGAITLEMFKAILGEVKIKESTSKPGQPMLAPGQCDTHYRPQVPLYYGEVPAGYTLPEHTVRIAFGTQAGPIPATVNLSATGDMVEATSKLYAFMHDLDKPEYDLILVDTIPNTGVGMALNDRLKRASIKSLP, from the coding sequence ATGAAATTCCCGCCATGGACAAGTGTAAGCGAAGCAGCCCGCCTCCTCAAGGAAGGCGAAGTCGTCGCCATCCCGACAGAAACGGTTTACGGGCTCGCCGGTAACGCTTTCGAGCCCAAAGCTCTCGCCAAGATTTTCGCAGCCAAAGAACGCCCAACGTTCGACCCGCTGATTGTCCATATCGCAGACATTGCACAGCTCACCGACATCGCTAAGGACATCCCTGATAGCGCCTACAAGCTCGCTGAAGCCTATTGGCCGGGCCCGATGACCATCATCCTCCCCAAGAAGGATTGCATCCCCGATCTTTGCACAAGCGCCCTCCCTTCCGTGGCCGTGCGCTTCCCGAGCCATCCGATTGCGCAGGCAATCATCAAGGAATCAGGGCTCCCGCTTGCCGCCCCGAGCGCAAATCTCTTTAAGCACGTGAGCCCCACGACCGCTGAACACGTTGCCGCCCAGCTCGCCGATCGCATCGCAGGCATTGTCGATGGCGGCCCCTGCTCCGTTGGCGTCGAAAGTTCGATTATTTCCCTTGTTGGCGAACCGACCGTCATGCGCCCTGGCGCCATCACACTCGAGATGTTCAAAGCCATCCTCGGTGAAGTAAAAATCAAGGAATCTACATCCAAGCCGGGCCAGCCGATGCTCGCTCCTGGCCAATGCGATACACATTACCGCCCGCAAGTCCCGCTTTACTACGGCGAAGTTCCGGCCGGCTACACGCTCCCGGAGCATACCGTACGCATTGCGTTTGGCACACAAGCAGGCCCCATCCCCGCTACGGTAAACTTGTCTGCTACAGGCGACATGGTCGAAGCAACCTCCAAGCTTTACGCCTTCATGCACGACCTTGACAAGCCCGAATACGACTTGATTCTCGTGGACACCATCCCGAACACGGGCGTTGGCATGGCACTCAACGACCGCCTGAAACGCGCAAGTATCAAGTCATTACCGTAA
- a CDS encoding M15 family metallopeptidase, whose amino-acid sequence MSRRKQSIVLAIAFFAVSSFAHVTDSLFVPPKPAKPLRYCSSAKQWVDYASHDSNLVEITYMRGLRMDLRYATFNNVTGHDMYCGIQRAFIHKDGLPKLKRALSLLAKELPGYSLVIFDAARPMYAQSVLKQSVAGTPYSHFVSSGKTGGLHNYGLALDLGIADSTGNLLDMGANFDSFERCAGVVGEADALKSGRLTQQQIDNRNLLRNIMKRAGWVMLPSEWWHFNAFTRAYTKEHYPLFPM is encoded by the coding sequence ATGAGTAGACGGAAGCAATCTATTGTTTTAGCAATTGCGTTTTTCGCGGTTTCCTCGTTTGCGCATGTAACGGATAGCTTGTTTGTGCCGCCGAAGCCCGCGAAACCTTTGCGTTATTGCTCTTCGGCAAAGCAATGGGTGGATTACGCAAGCCACGATTCTAATTTGGTCGAAATTACGTATATGCGCGGGCTGCGCATGGATTTGCGCTATGCTACGTTTAACAACGTGACCGGTCACGACATGTATTGCGGTATCCAGCGTGCATTTATCCATAAGGACGGCTTGCCAAAGCTGAAACGAGCGCTTTCGCTTCTTGCCAAAGAGCTGCCGGGATATTCACTTGTGATTTTTGATGCGGCTCGCCCGATGTATGCGCAATCGGTTCTGAAACAATCTGTGGCGGGAACGCCTTACAGCCATTTCGTTTCGTCGGGCAAGACGGGCGGGCTCCACAATTACGGGCTTGCGCTTGATTTGGGAATTGCCGATAGCACTGGCAATTTGCTTGATATGGGAGCCAACTTTGATTCGTTTGAACGTTGTGCGGGTGTAGTGGGCGAGGCTGATGCTTTAAAGTCCGGGCGCCTCACGCAACAGCAAATCGATAACCGCAACTTGCTCCGCAATATTATGAAGCGTGCGGGGTGGGTAATGCTCCCTAGCGAATGGTGGCACTTCAATGCGTTTACGCGCGCCTATACCAAGGAACACTATCCGCTGTTCCCGATGTAA